The following is a genomic window from Brucella pseudogrignonensis.
AGGCGGCAGAGCATTTGGCAAAATTTCACGGAAGATAATCGATAGATTACCAACGCCGAGATTACGCGCAGCATCGACAAATTCGCGTTTGCGCAGTGCGAGAAACTCAGCGCGAACCATGCGTGCTGGTGCAGTCCATGAAACGATGCCGATGCAGATGATGATGTTTTCGATTGAAGAGCCGAAAATCGCAACCAGTGCCAGCAGCAGGACAAAGCTTGGAATTGTCTGGAAGGCTTCTGTGACGCGCATCAAGGTGTCATCAACCCATCCACCATAAAAGCCCGCCAGTGCGCCAATGATAATTCCGATGGCTATCGATATCATGGTTGCGACCACACCAATCAGCAACGAAATACGCGCACCGTGGACGATGCCAGCCATAATATCGCGTCCGAGCTGGTCGGTGCCAAGCGGTGTTGCTGCATTGACGAAAGGCCACGTCAGAGGATTGCCAGCTCGGCGCAAAGGATCGCCGGGTGCAATGACGTCTGCAAAAACGGCTATCAGCACGACGACAATAAAGAGAATAAGCCCTAGCACCGCGGCGCGGTTGCGGCTGAAACGTTGCCACAGAATGCGAGCGCGGGAAGCCTGAGGGCGAGGGAGGGAGACGTCCTGAATTGTCATGACAGTTCAATCCTGGAATCAAGCCGCGCATAGATAAGATCAGTGATGAAGTTGACGATCACCACCAATATCGAGCACAGAAAAATGATGCCCATCAAAGTGTTGAGGTCGCGCTTGATGACCGATGTGTAGGCAAGTTGGCCAAGACCGGGCAGCGAGAAAATCGTCTCTATCACCACCGAGCCGCCTAGCACCGTCGAGAACTGAAGCCCCAGCAGGGTCACAACCGGGAGGAATGCATTGCGCATGATATGGTGGAACATCAGGCGTGCACCGCTTGCGCCCTTTGCACGAGCTGTGCGCACATAATCAAGGTCTTCAACTTCCAGAACGCTTGTCCGCATCAGGCGCATATAGAAAGCAACATAAATCAGCGAAAGCGCCGTCGTTGGCATCACCATGTGGACGGCAATGTCCCAGACGTTTTTCCAACCTGAGTAAAAGCCACCAATCGTTTTGTAACCGCCCACCGGCAACCAGCCGAGTTTGACAGAAAATACAAACATCAGAATGAGGCTGAGGAAGAAGCTCGGCATTGCATAGCAAATGAGGCCAAGTGTCGAGATAGCATTATCGGTCAGCGAATAGGCCCGGCGTGCCGCAAAGGCGCCAAGCGCAATGCCGAAAACAAAA
Proteins encoded in this region:
- a CDS encoding ABC transporter permease; its protein translation is MTIQDVSLPRPQASRARILWQRFSRNRAAVLGLILFIVVVLIAVFADVIAPGDPLRRAGNPLTWPFVNAATPLGTDQLGRDIMAGIVHGARISLLIGVVATMISIAIGIIIGALAGFYGGWVDDTLMRVTEAFQTIPSFVLLLALVAIFGSSIENIIICIGIVSWTAPARMVRAEFLALRKREFVDAARNLGVGNLSIIFREILPNALPPVIVFASVVMATAILMESALAFLGLGDPNYASWGNMIGQGRAVLRSDWFCSVIPGIAILLTVLSFSLLGEGLNDALNPRQKKK
- a CDS encoding ABC transporter permease, producing the protein MSLPPILSFALRRILQAIPVILLIMVGSFLLIKLAPGDTVDALVGDMGGADPQFVANLRAEYGLDQQIWVQLWLYMTKLAQFDFGWSYVYEQPVLDVLLNRLVPTLLLMLSSLTVAFVFGIALGAFAARRAYSLTDNAISTLGLICYAMPSFFLSLILMFVFSVKLGWLPVGGYKTIGGFYSGWKNVWDIAVHMVMPTTALSLIYVAFYMRLMRTSVLEVEDLDYVRTARAKGASGARLMFHHIMRNAFLPVVTLLGLQFSTVLGGSVVIETIFSLPGLGQLAYTSVIKRDLNTLMGIIFLCSILVVIVNFITDLIYARLDSRIELS